The DNA sequence CGCCGTGCGGGAGCCGCGCCGCCCGGCCGCGGCCGTTGTGCCCGGGGTCGACCGCGGCTCCAGGCAGCGCCCCCACCATGGCGGGACAGCGAAGAGAGGAGACCCGCCGTGACCGCACCGCAGCCGGCCGTACTGCTGTTCCCGGGACAGGGCGCGCAGCAGCCCGGCATGGGCGTCGGCCTGTACCACGCCCACCCGGGCTTCCGGACCCGCATGGACGAGGTCCTGGAACTGTGGCATGCGCACGGGTTCGACCTGCGCGCCGACTGGCTCGCCGCCCGCACCGGCCCGGAGGCCGACGGTCCGCGCACCGCGCAGCCGCTGCTGTTCTCGCTCGACTGGGCTGTCGGCCGGACGGTCCTCGACGCCGGGGTGCGGCCGGCGGCCCTGCTCGGGCACAGCGTCGGAGAGGTCGCCGCGGCCACCCTCGCCGGCGTCTTCGACCCGGCCGACTCCGTGGCCCTGATGGCGGACCGCATCGCCCAGCTCGACGGCACCCCGCCGGGCGGCATGCTCGCCGTGCGGGCGGGCCCCGACGAGGTCGCCCCGTACACCACGGACGAGGTCGTCGTCGGCGCCGTCAACGCGCCCCGCCAGGTGCTGCTCGCCGGCCCCGAGGACGGTCTGCGCACCGCCGAGGAGAAGCTGCGCGCCGACGGCTTCACCTGCCGCAGGGCTCGCGCGCTCAACCCGTTCCACAGCCCGGTGCTCACCTCGGCGGCCCTGCGCGCGCTGCCGCTGCTCGCCTCGGTGCCGGTCCGTCGGCCCCGGCTGGCGCTGTACTCCGCCTACGAGCCCGGGCCCCTGACCTATGAACAGGCCAGGGACCCGCGGTTCTGGGCGCTCCAGCCCGCGCGTCCCGTGCTGTTCGGGCCGGCGCTCGACCTGCTGCTCGCCGAGCGGGACGTGGTGCTCGCGGAAGCGGGCCCCGGACAAGGGCTCACCGCGCTCGCGCGCCGTCATCCGCGGGTCGCGAAGGGGGGTGCCCGGGCGGTCGGTCTGCTGCCCGCGCGCCCCGGCGCACCCGACGCCGAGCGCGCAACCTTCGACAGGGCCCTCGCCGAACTCGCGAGCGCACCCGCAGGACCGGCCGCCGCACCGGCCGCCGACGCGGCGGCACAGGTGTCCAGGCCGGTTCGAGCGGGTCTCCAGACCGGCTTGACACGGTTGCGACCAGGGACCGGAGCGCCGGTTCCCGCCGACAGCGAGTGAGGATGCCCATGGAACGACGCGTCGTCATAACCGGAATCGGTGCGGTGGCGCCCGGGGGAACAGGGATCAAGAGGTACTGGGATCTGCTGTCGACCGGGCGGACGGCCACCCGCACCATCTCCCTCTTCGATGCCTCCCCGTACCGCTCCCAGGTCGCGGCCGAGGTGGACCTCCAGCCCGCGGCGGCCGGACTCTCCCCGCAGGAGGAGCGCAGGCTCGACCGCGCGGGCCAGTTCGCGCTGGTCGCCGCCCGGGAGGCGCTGGCCGACTCCGGCCTCGACCTCACGACCCCCCAGGCCGCGCGCACGGGAGTGTCGCTCGGCTGCGCGGTGGGCTGCACCACGTCGATGGAGAACGAGTACGTCGTCCTGAGCGACGGCGGCGCCCACTGGCTCGTCGACCCCGCGTACGCCGTGCCCCGGCTCTACGACCACTTCGTGCCGAGCTCGCTGGCCGCCGAACTGGCCCGCGAGGTCGGCGCCAGGGGCCCGGTGTCGCTG is a window from the Streptomyces capillispiralis genome containing:
- a CDS encoding acyltransferase domain-containing protein, with amino-acid sequence MTAPQPAVLLFPGQGAQQPGMGVGLYHAHPGFRTRMDEVLELWHAHGFDLRADWLAARTGPEADGPRTAQPLLFSLDWAVGRTVLDAGVRPAALLGHSVGEVAAATLAGVFDPADSVALMADRIAQLDGTPPGGMLAVRAGPDEVAPYTTDEVVVGAVNAPRQVLLAGPEDGLRTAEEKLRADGFTCRRARALNPFHSPVLTSAALRALPLLASVPVRRPRLALYSAYEPGPLTYEQARDPRFWALQPARPVLFGPALDLLLAERDVVLAEAGPGQGLTALARRHPRVAKGGARAVGLLPARPGAPDAERATFDRALAELASAPAGPAAAPAADAAAQVSRPVRAGLQTGLTRLRPGTGAPVPADSE